A DNA window from Linepithema humile isolate Giens D197 chromosome 6, Lhum_UNIL_v1.0, whole genome shotgun sequence contains the following coding sequences:
- the l(2)34Fd gene encoding nucleolar protein 10: MQVSAPNNIKIYNLSTGRSIPEWLSEQKRRKLLKKNVDIRRRIELIQDFSMPGVSTSIRVSKDGQHILATGIYKPRVKCFDVNNLALKFERCFDSEVVTFEVLSDDYSKLIFLHCDRSVEFHAAHGKYYRLRVPNFGRDLKYHYPSCDTFIVGDSKNIFRINLERGQFLQSFETEASSINKCEINPVHHLLTVGTQDGKIEAWDPRVRSRVGMLDCALHCITQDKLNTIPAITALKFQGGLNLGVGTSTGQVLLYDIRSNKPFMVKDHMYGLPITCIDFHQKMDLVYSMDNLIVKIWEKDSGKIYTSIEAQHNFNDLCVIPNTGMLLLANETQKMQTYYIPSLGPAPYWCNFLDNITEELEELNYDIIYHDYKFITEKELDELDLAHLKGTELLRAYMHGYFMDMRLYMKVKNAMKPFDFEQYKKKKIREKIEEETTSRVQIQKLPSVNQELALKLIENKNAKNKKKQASSNLLNDERFNALFSNPDFQVDKNSEEYALLNPVISQLDKSKAKKLQQQLAQQEEMQDKPAEDEPQGNSSDDSFIHDGSNDESSDDEKSWVKEVRKNYRLIKRNERMKEQESEDEDNNPIDKNGLKLDDIKNEVKFEEGEPEKKKRNKATFGERLENEEMHSSQVSGSRGSREMTFFVGKRKRPAGTKLHRREYNTLRSAGRIFRKK; the protein is encoded by the exons ATGCAAGTTTCCGCACCGAATAacataaagatttataatcTTAGCACTGGAAGGTCTATCCCTGAG tgGCTATCTGAacaaaaaagaaggaaattaTTGAAGAAGAATGTTG aCATACGACGACGTATCGAACTTATACAAGACTTTAGTATGCCTGGTGTCAGCACTTCTATCAGGGTATCTAAAGATGGACAGCATATTTTAGCAACGGGAATTTATAAGCCACGTGTAAAGTGCTTTGATGTTAATAATTTGGCATTGAAATTTGAAAGATGTTTTGATTCTGAAGTGGTCACTTTTGAAGTATTATCAGATGACTATAGCAAA ttgatATTTTTACACTGTGATCGCAGTGTTGAATTTCATGCTGCACATGGAAAATATTACAGGCTCAGAGTACCAAATTTTGGAAGAGATCTGAAATATCATTATCCATCATGTGATACTTTTATTGTAGGTGATAG taaGAACATATTTCGAATAAATCTCGAACGAGGCCAGTTTTTGCAATCGTTTGAAACAGAAGCatcatcaataaataaatgtgaaataaatccAGTGCATCACTTACTCACAGTCGGCACTCAAGATGGAAAAATTGAAGCCTGGGATCCAAGAGTGAGAAGTAGAGTAGGCATGCTTGACTGTGCCCTGCATTGTATTACTCAAGACAA attgaaCACCATTCCTGCGATCACCGCCTTAAAATTTCAAGGAGGTTTAAACTTAGGAGTTGGTACATCAACGGGacaagtattattatatgatataagatCCAATAAACCATTTATGGTTAAAGATCACATGTATGGATTGCCAATCACATGTATAGATTTCCATCAAAAGATGGATCTGGTTTACTCTATGgataatttaattgtgaaaatatgGGAAAAGGATAGT gGCAAAATTTATACTTCCATAGAAGCTCAGCATAACTTTAACGATCTGTGCGTTATACCAAACACTGGTATGCTTTTGCTAGCCAATGAAACTCAAAAGATGCAAACATATTACATTCCCAGTCTTGGCCCTGCGCCTTACTGGTGCAATTTTCTCGACAATATTACAGAAGAATTGGAAGAacttaattatgatattatttatcatgattacaaatttataactgAAAAGGAATTAGATGAATTGGACCTTGCACATCTGAAGGGTACTGAGTTACTCAGAGCTTATATGCACGGGTACTTTATGGACATGCGATTGTACATGAAAGTAAAAAATGCCATGAAACCGTTTGATTTCGAAcagtataaaaagaaaaaaattcgcgAGAAGATTGAAGAAGAAACTACTAGCAGAGTACAG atacaGAAGTTACCATCCGTGAATCAAGAACTGGCTTTGAagttaatagaaaataaaaatgccaAGAACAAGAAGAAACAAGCGTCTTCTAATCTGTTGAATGACGAACGATTTAACGCTCTCTTCAGTAATCCAGATTTCCAAGTTGATAAGAATTCTGAAGAATACGCTTTATTAAACCCTGTTATTTCTCAACTCGATAAAAGTAAAGctaaaaaattgcaacagCAATTAGCGCAGCAGGAAGAAATGCAAGACAAACCTGCCGAGGACGAACCACAag GTAATAGCTCGGATGATAGCTTTATACATGATGGATCTAACGATGAAAGTTCAGACGATGAGAAGTCATGGGTTAAAGAAGTTCGAAAGAACTATCGGTTAATAAAAAGGAATGAAAGAATGAAGGAACAGGAGAGTGAAGACGAGGATAACAATCCAATTGACAAAAATGGATTGAAATTAGACGATATTAAAAACGAAGTGAAGTTCGAAGAAGGTGAACCCGAGAAGAAGAAACGGAACAA aGCGACATTTGGGGAGAGATTAGAAAATGAAGAGATGCACAGTAGTCAAGTGTCCGGTTCGCGTGGCAGTAGAGAGATGACTTTCTTTGTTGGAAAG agaAAACGACCTGCTGGAACAAAACTCCACAGAAGAGAGTATAACACGTTACGATCAGCAGGAAGAATTTTTAGgaagaaataa
- the chic gene encoding profilin produces the protein MSWQDYVDKQLLASRCVTKAAIAGHDGNVWAKSEGFEVSKEELAKLVQSFEEQDILTSSGVTLAGNRYIYLSGTDRVIRAKLGKVGVHCMKTTQAVVVSLYEDPIQPQQAASVVEKLGEYLVSCGY, from the exons ATGAGCTGGCAGGATTACGTTGATAAGCAGCTGCTCGCGTCTAGGTGTGTTACCAAAGCGGCGATCGCCGGACACGATGGCAATGTGTGGGCGAAATCCGAGGGCTTCGAA GTAAGTAAAGAAGAGCTCGCGAAATTAGTGCAGAGCTTCGAGGAGCAGGACATCCTGACGTCGTCGGGCGTTACCTTAGCCGGCAACAGGTACATCTACCTGTCGGGCACGGATCGTGTGATAAGGGCAAAACTCGGCAAAGTCGGCGTCCACTGCATGAAGACGACGCAGGCAGTAGTTGTCTCCCTATACGAGGACCCTATACAACCACAACAGGCCGCATCTGTCGTTGAAAAACTGGGCGAGTACCTCGTGTCCTGCGGCTATTAG